The Picosynechococcus sp. PCC 7003 genomic interval TATAAATCCTCCGGCGGCGCAATGATTCCCTCAGAACTCGGCGAAATCCCCGAAGGTTGGCGAGTTGAAAGTTTAGATTCAATCGCTGATTTCTTGAATGGTTTAGCTCTACAAAAATATCCTCCAGAAAACGAAAATGATATTTTACCTGTAATTAAGATTAGGGAGCTTAAACAAAGAATTACAGACAATACAGATAAAGCAACAAAGAATATACCAGAGCAATATGTTATTGATAATGGAGATATTATTTTTTCTTGGTCTGGCTCCTTAGAAGTTGCAATTTGGTGTTTAGGAAAAGGTGCATTAAATCAACATCTTTTTAAGGTGACATCTGAGAAGTTTCCAAAATGGTTTTATCATCAGTGGGTTTTATCCCATCTGAAGATTTTTCAACACATAGCAAAAAGTAAAGCAACAACAATGGGACATATTCAGAGAAAGCATTTAACAGAAGCTCTCTGTGTTGTTCCCACAGATAATCAATTAAAAGACTTTAATAATGTGTTTAGTCCGTTATTAGACAAGAGTATTAAAAATGCTCTGGAAATTCAAACCCTAACAAAAACCCGTGATACCTTGCTGCCTAAACTAATGAGCGGACAACTGCGGGTGAATTGATAATATGGCTGACTTATCAAGACTGAGAGAACTCACTGAAAAATACTCTTATCGCTGGGGAGATTTAAAGAAATGGATAGATAGAATAGAGTTTAGCTATGAATCTGATATAGAATCTGCAATCAGCAACTCAAATAGTTTGATAGAGACGATTTTTAAAACAATTCTATCTGAACTAGATGAAGAATATCGAAATGATCCAAGCAAGTTACGTAGTATTAAAATCAATCCACTTATAAGACAAACTCTAAAAAAAGTTAATGTTATTAGTCATGAAGAGAATAGCAACTTCATTACTGGTCTGATTAATTCTTTGACTAATCTCGGCAAAATTCGTAATGCTTTTTCCCATGGAAAAGATTTAAAGTCTTACAAAAAAGAAGAAATCGATAATACTACATCTTTGTTTTTAATATCAACAATAGAAAATATCGCTTGTTTTATTATCGATTTTTATGAAATTGAACATCCTCTTCAAGGAAAAGAGGAAATACAGCCAGTATATGAAGATTATCAAGATTTTAATGAATGGCTAGATGAGGAATATGATCCTGTAGAAGTTGCAGAAGTTTTAGTTGATACAAGCATTGCACTCTTTTACGGAGATAAAATTGCTTATTTGAGCAAATACCAAGAATTTGTACCTAATAATGTTGAAAGCTGATGAAACTTACTGAAAATAAAATAGAACAGTTTATGCTTCGGCTTTTTGAAAGCTTAGGCTATGAATATATCCATGGTGCTCAAATTGCGCCAGATAGCGAGTATTCTGAAAGAGACACCTATAGTGATGTCGTTTTATTAGGCAGACTTAAGCACGCTGTCAATACTTTAAATCCCGATATTCCCTACGACTCCCAACAGCAAGCTATCCGCGAAGTCCTAAGCATTGCCAGCCCAGACCTCATCGCCAACAACCAAAAATTCCACCAATACCTCACCGAAGGCATCACCGTAGAATTTCAGAAAGACGGCGAAACCAGAGGTGAAAAAGTTTGGCTCATTGACTGGGAACACCCCGAAAACAATGAATTTCTCGCCATTAACCAATTCACCATCATTGAAGATAACCACAACCGCCGCCCCGATATCATCCTGTTTGTGAACGGCTTACCCTTGGTGGTGATCGAACTGAAAAACGCCGCCGACCAAAAAGCCGATATTTACGCCGCTTATAACCAACTCCAGACCTATAAACGCGAAATACCCAGCCTCTTTACCTACAATGCCCTGCTGATTATCTCCGATGGACTGAGCGCCAAAGCAGGCTCACTTTCTGCCGACTACAACCGCTTCATGCAGTGGAAAACCAAAGATGGCAAAACAGAGGACGACCAAACCAACGAACTCGAAGTTTTAACCGAGGGAATGCTGAATAAACAGACCCTCCTAGACCTGATTCGCCACTTTACCGTTTTCGAGGCAACCAAGACCCAAGACCCCAAAACCGAACAAGTCACCATTAAACCCATCAAGAAAATTGCTGCCTATCACCAGTATCACGCCGTCAATAAAGCAGTAGAAAATGTGGTTAATGCCACCAGTGGCGATCGCCGAGGCGGAGTAATTTGGCATACCCAAGGCAGCGGTAAATCCCTATCAATGGTCTTTCTCAGCGGGAAACTGGTATTAAACCAAGCCCTAGAAAATCCCACAATCCTAGTCCTGACCGACCGCAACGACCTAGACGACCAACTCTTTGATACCTTTGCCGGATGCCGTCAGCTCCTGCGCCAAGACCCCCAACAAGCCGATGATCGCGCCGCCGTCCAAGACCTCCTCAAAGTTGCCTCCGGTGGCATTGTCTTTTCCACTATCCAGAAATTCGCCCCGACTGATGGCGAAGCCCTATATCCCACCCTCAGTAACCGAGAAAATATCATTGTCCTCGCCGACGAAGCCCACCGCAGTCAATACGGCTTTAAAGCGAAACAAGTAGACCTCAAGGACGAAGCCGGAAACATTATCGGGAAACAAACTAAATATGGCTTTGCCCGTTATATCCGCGATGCCCTACCCCATGCCTCCTTTGTTGGTTTTACCGGAACCCCCATCGAAACCAGCGACAAAAATACCAAGGAAGTTTTCGGCGATTACATCGACATTTACGACATTGCCCAAGCCGTTAGAGATGGCGCAACCGTCCCCATTTACTACGAAAGTCGCCTGATAAAACTCGAACTCGAAGAACAGGGCAGACAACTGATCGAAGAACTTGAAGAAGACCTCCAGTTTGAAGACCTCAGCACCACCCAAAAAGCCAAAGCCAAGGGAACCCAACTCGAAGCCATTGTCGGCGCAACCAAAAGACTAGAGGCGATCGCCGCCGATATTGTCAGCCACTTTGCCGAACGCCAAAAAGCCAATCGGGGTAAAGCGATGATCGTCACCATGAGCCGTCGCATTGCCGCTAACCTTTATGCCCAAATTACTGAACTCCTCCCAGACTGGCACGATGACGACCTGACCAAGGGCAAAATCAAAGTCGTCATGACTGCCAATGCCGACGACGACGAAACCCTCGTGAAACATCACACCAGCAAAGGCGATCGCCAAGTTCTAGCCCAACGACTCAAAGACCCCGATGATGAACTCGAAATGGTCATCGTCTGCGATATGTGGCTAACCGGATTCGATGCCCCCTGCCTCCACACCATGTACATCGATAAACCCCTAAAATCCCATAACCTCATGCAGGCGATCGCCCGAATTAACCGCGTTTATTTCGACAAAGAAGGCGGATTAGTGGTGGATTATTTGGGGCTGGCAACCGAACTGAAAAAAGCCCTCAATTTCTATGCCGAGAGCGGCGGTAAAGGGCAACCGACCCTTGATCAAGATGTAGCCTTGGGATTACTCCTGAGCAAAATTGAAGTGGTCGAACAAATCCTCGCAGAGTTCGATAGCAACCGATATTTCAGTGCTGACACCGGAGGGAAACTAAACATCCTCAAATCCGCCACCGATTATGTCTGCCACCCCGACCGCAAAGAAAGATTTCTTCGGGAAGTGACCGCATTATCAAAAGCCTATTCCCTCGCCGTTCCCCACCCAGAAGCACTCGCACAAGCCGAAAAAATATCCTTTTTCCAAGCCATCCAAGCCAGCATCTATAAACTCGAACCCAGTAACGGTGGACTCAGTAACCGCGATATTGAAAGTGCAATCCGGCAAGTTGTAGACCAAGCCCTAGTGACCGATGCCGTGATCAATATCTTTGACGAA includes:
- a CDS encoding type I restriction endonuclease subunit R, which codes for MKLTENKIEQFMLRLFESLGYEYIHGAQIAPDSEYSERDTYSDVVLLGRLKHAVNTLNPDIPYDSQQQAIREVLSIASPDLIANNQKFHQYLTEGITVEFQKDGETRGEKVWLIDWEHPENNEFLAINQFTIIEDNHNRRPDIILFVNGLPLVVIELKNAADQKADIYAAYNQLQTYKREIPSLFTYNALLIISDGLSAKAGSLSADYNRFMQWKTKDGKTEDDQTNELEVLTEGMLNKQTLLDLIRHFTVFEATKTQDPKTEQVTIKPIKKIAAYHQYHAVNKAVENVVNATSGDRRGGVIWHTQGSGKSLSMVFLSGKLVLNQALENPTILVLTDRNDLDDQLFDTFAGCRQLLRQDPQQADDRAAVQDLLKVASGGIVFSTIQKFAPTDGEALYPTLSNRENIIVLADEAHRSQYGFKAKQVDLKDEAGNIIGKQTKYGFARYIRDALPHASFVGFTGTPIETSDKNTKEVFGDYIDIYDIAQAVRDGATVPIYYESRLIKLELEEQGRQLIEELEEDLQFEDLSTTQKAKAKGTQLEAIVGATKRLEAIAADIVSHFAERQKANRGKAMIVTMSRRIAANLYAQITELLPDWHDDDLTKGKIKVVMTANADDDETLVKHHTSKGDRQVLAQRLKDPDDELEMVIVCDMWLTGFDAPCLHTMYIDKPLKSHNLMQAIARINRVYFDKEGGLVVDYLGLATELKKALNFYAESGGKGQPTLDQDVALGLLLSKIEVVEQILAEFDSNRYFSADTGGKLNILKSATDYVCHPDRKERFLREVTALSKAYSLAVPHPEALAQAEKISFFQAIQASIYKLEPSNGGLSNRDIESAIRQVVDQALVTDAVINIFDEAGIKDPDISIISDEFIDEVRGMKHKNLAVELLQKLLNDEVRNRRKVNLVQSRKLADMLEDSLRRYHNHVIEVTDVIEELLNLSKELTQGDQEAEELGLEPYEYAFYLALGDNQSAIDVMGVSGLKELAIALTERIKKNASIDWNLKESVRARMKVMVKRLLRQYGYPPDMQALAIELVLEQAKVYTEAEVNNL